A window from Pagrus major chromosome 4, Pma_NU_1.0 encodes these proteins:
- the ero1a gene encoding ERO1-like protein alpha, with translation MKLVVALLLLLQVSGSADSRCFCQVTGDLEDCACDVETIDGFNNDQLFPKLQTLLESDYFRFYKVNLNKPCPFWTVSSHCGLRHCEVKPCSPNEVPEGIRSSSHNKYSAEANEQLVECEQAKHLGAVDVSLSDETREALLNWSKHDDESERFCVVDDEESPDSQYVDLLLNPERFTGYRGPEAWQIWNSIYEENCFKPYTVRRPLNPNSFHSSSGSEARTFYSWLEGQCVEKRAFYRLISGLHSSINIHLSARYLLDDSWFQKNWGHNVSEFRQRFDSELTAGEGPKRLRNLYFLYLIELRALAKALPFFQQQSFQLYTGRPEEDQKHKELLLHILQLARSFPLHFDETSLFAGDEKEAAKLKEDVRLAFLNISRIMDCVGCFKCRLWGKLQTQGLGTSLKILFSERQIEALPASSDQRPSFQLSRQEIVSLLNAFGRISTSIRELKNFRSLLAEDR, from the exons GTCACAGGTGATCTGGAGGACTGCGCCTGTGATGTGGAGACCATCGATGGCTTCAACAACGACCAGCTGTTCCCCAAACTTCAAACTCTACTGGAGTCTGACTATTTCAGGTTCTACAAG GTGAACCTGAACAAGCCGTGTCCGTTCTGGACGGTCAGCAGTCACTGTGGTCTGAGGCACTGTGAAGTGAAGCCCTGCTCTCCT AACGAGGTGCCAGAGGGGATCCGATCGTCCTCCCACAACAAG taTTCAGCAGAAGCAAACGAGCAGCTGGTTGAATGTGAGCAGGCGAAGCATCTTGGAGCTGTAGATGTCTCTTTAAG tgACGAGACCAGAGAGGCTCTGCTCAACTGGAGCAAACACGACGACGAGTCCGAACGCTTCTGTGTGGTTGACG ACGAGGAGTCACCGGACTCCCAGTACGTCGACCTGCTGCTGAACCCGGAGCGCTTCACAGGCTACAGAGGACCAGAGGCCTGGCAGATCTGGAACAGCATCTATGAGGAGAACTGCTTCAA GCCGTATACTGTCAGGCGTCCACTTAATCCCAACTCGTTCCACAGCAGCTCAGGAAGTGAAG CGAGGACCTTCTACAGCTGGCTGGAAG GTCAGTGTGTGGAGAAGAGGGCTTTCTACCGGCTCATCTCAGGCCTCCACTCCAGCATCAACATACACCTCAGCGCCAGATACCTGTTGGATG ACAGCTGGTTTCAGAAGAATTGGGGTCACAACGTGTCAGAGTTCAGACAGCGTTTCGATTCGGAGCTGACGGCCGGAGAGGGGCCCAAGAGGCTGCGCAACCTTTACTTCCTGTACCTGATAGAGCTGCGAGCGCTGGCCAAAGCTCTGCCGTTCTTCCAGCAGCAGTCCTTCCAGCTGTACACTGGCCGACCAGAGGAggaccagaaacacaaagagctgctgctgcacatccTGCAGCTGGCCAG ATCGTTCCCGCTGCACTTTGATGAGACGTCTCTGTTTGCTGGGGATGAAAAGGAAGCGGCCAAACTGAAG GAGGACGTCAGGCTGGCCTTCCTCAACATCTCCAGGATCATGGACTGTGTGGGCTGCTTCAAGTGTCGACTGTGGGGGAAACTGCAG ACTCAGGGATTAGGAACATCACTAAAGATTTTGTTTTCAGAGCGACAGATTGAAGCTCTGCCCGCATCCAGCGACCAGCGACCCAGTTTCCAGCTCAGCCGACAGGAGATCGTCTCCCTGCTCAACGCCTTTGGAAG GATTTCCACAAGCATCAGAGAGCTGAAGAACTTCAGATCGCTGCTAGCAGAGGACCGGTGA